The following is a genomic window from Gimesia sp..
ACGGTGCCCAGGCGACGGCGGCCTGTGTCTTTCTGGCACGTACGGGAAAGTCGAAAGCAGAGATTCAAGACTTTGTCGAACATGAATTTCAGTACGATCTGCAGAGAACGCTGGAAGAGATCCGCCCCCATTATGTGTTCGATGTTTCCTGTCAGGGTTCGGTCCCGGAATCGATCATCGCCTTTCTGGAGTCGTCCGATTTCGAGTCGGCCATCCGCAATGCGATTTCACTGGGCGGTGATGCCGATACCATGGCCTGTATCGCCGGTGCGATCGCCGAACCCTTTTATGGCGGCGTCCCTGCAGAAATTTCGCAACAGGTTTTGCCACTGCTGGACGACCGATTACGAACGACCGTGCAGACGTTTCATGATCGCTTTGTCACCGGCGGTCTCCAAAACTCAGATAGAAATCAAAACGATGCAACTGAATCTGACTGAAGATGAGGCACTGGTACTCTTCGAACTGCTCTCCCGATTCTCGGAAGATTCGATTTTAGGAATTGCCGATCAGGCGGAGCAGCGTGTGCTCTGGAACCTTCAGGCAATATTGGAACAGGTGTTGCTTGAGCTATTCCAGGAAAACTATCAACAACAACTGGCGACTGCCCGTGATCGGCTTCGCGATGACGCCGGGCTCACAAATGCGGATCAAGAACAGCAAAAAGGGCGACTGGCACTCTGGCTGGAACCGAATCAGATCCGGTTCCTCGCGAATGAGTGGCGTAAGATCCCCCCGAATGCGCCCGAAACGGTTCGAAAAAAATGGGGCGAAGTGGCCTTTCGTTCGATGGCCGCCTTACATCAAGCCGGAATTGAGTATGAACCAGAGACCCCTCAGAGCGGGGAGGCGTATCAGGTAGATCAATGAAAACGCTCAGCTATAGCGGACGCAATCTGCTGCTGCCCCTCGCCGGTGATATGTTGGTCGCATTTCAGAAGACCGGACTGACGGGTCTGGTCTTTGAAGACAATGAATCGGTGCGATCTCTGATCCAGTTTGAGGACGAACTGCAAATTACGGATCTCTACGGTTCGCACACGCTGCGCGGGACAAAGCCTGGGGACGGATTCTGGCATGCGGAGCTGGAACGGCTCAACTATCTGATTGGCTTCCGGCTGACGTCAGCAGTTGCCCGGAATGATGGTTGTTTGACATTGGAGTTTGAAACCGGAGCCCGTCTGGAAGTACAATCGACAACCGGTTACGAAGCCTGGCATTTTCAGTGTCCGCTGCCACAGACTCCAACGAAGCAACATCCCATTTCCGTCTACGGAGATCACGGAAAACTGATTATTTCGTCCTAAACATCAACACCAACCATCATCCATAAATAAGACATACTCCAGGCATGCAGATCCGTAACAAAGTCATCATCTCCGTGATCCATCAGGGGCAGGTTCTGCTGGCAGAAGGCTATGATCCGCACCGCGAGTTTCTGTTCTATATTCCCGTGGGTGGCGGTGTGGAGTTCGGCGAGACCCTGGTAGCAGCCGCGAAACGGGAACTGTTTGAAGAACTGGGCATCACAGCGCACGCGCTGCAGTTCCTCGGTTTTCATGAATCCCACTTTGAATATCAAGGGATTCCGGAACATGAAATCATGTTCCACTATCTCTGCTCGATCGACGACTCAGTGCGCGACGCATTGCCGGAAACCGGAACGGAATCGGATGGAGTACCCTTCAAAGTGTTGTGGTTTTCGCGGGACGAACTGGCGACGGTCAAACAGCAACTGGTGCCACCCGGGATTTATGAACCGCTCCAATCTCAGTTGCAGTAGAGACTTACAGATTCAGACCGGGACAGCCGACTACTTCGCTCTGGATGAGTCGGAAACTGTGCGGTAACATGATTGAAAAAAGGGAAGCCCTTCGATGAAACGGTTTGACCTGTATCCTACGTTAATTAACTGGATGGCGATCTGCCTTGCGCTGCTGTTCGGCTTATACATCGAGTACAAAATTTATGGCGTTCCGTTCGGGCTGATCTGGATGCTGTTTATTCTCGGCGGTGAATGGTATCGCGTCTCCCGGATCGTAAACCAGCTGGCTCCCGAAGTGACCGTAGACCAGATTCAAAAATACTATTCCGGCGACGATGCCCGCAGATCACTTCCCTGGCGCGACCAGGTTCGGGGAATTAATCAGGAAACAGGCACAAAAAATGAGCCTGAGTGTGTCTGATTGACAGGAGGGAGAGGTCGTCCCCTCTTATAACAGACACCTTTGGAGCTGGTCGAATCGATGAATGTGGAAATTGTCAGCGGGAATATTCTTGAGCAACCTGTGGAAGTGATCGTCAACAGCTGGAACCGCAACGTGATTCCCTGGTGGCTGTTGTTACCTCAAGGCGTTTCGGGGGCGATCAAGAAACAGGGAGGATCGACGCCGTTTAAAGAGGTCGCGAAACAAGGCGCGATCCCCCTGGGAGAAGCCCGGCTGACGTCCGCGGGACGATTGCCTTATCGCGGTATCATCCATGTCGCCGGGATCAACCTGCTCTGGTTCGCAACCGAGTACTCGGTTACGCAGTCCGTCATCAACGCGATGAAGCTGGTCGACGAACATGAATTCCAGAGCGTCGCCTTTCCCCTGATCGGTTCGGGGTCCGGGAATCGGGGCAAAGACTGGTCGCTCGGCGTCATGCAACGTGCCCTGGCGAAGATCGACAGTCCCGCGCAGGTCAGGATTGTCAAATTTGAACCGCATTCGAGTCCTGCATCGACCTGAGTACCGGGATGCGAATGCAGACTGTTCTGCCAGGGCGAACCGAATCGGTGGAAATCCGGTCTATCATGCAGAATGGAAAATCAAAGCGGTTTCACTGCGACGCTGGTCAGTTGCTGGGACAGCGATTGGACTGACCAGTATTCAACGGAGACAATCTGCCATGCCGGAACCACAGCTGAAGCTCATTCCCGCCTTTCTGGATCAGCCGACGGAGTTATTTACGTTGCTGCGTGAGCAGGTCGTCTGGGATGAGAGAATGAAAGCCCGTAAGACTGCCAGCTTTGGTGTGGCTTACAACTATTCGCGAATCACTTATCCGTGGACCGTCATGCTACCCGCGTTAGAACCGGTCTGTGAGCGCATCGCGGAGGAGATCGGTTTTCTGCCTAATAACTGCCTGCTGAATTATTACGCCGACGGAAGGTCCACGATGGGCTATCACAGCGATTCTACCGAGGAGCTGCAGGCGGGGACCGGTGTAGTCATTGTTTCGCTGGGGGCGACCAGAGCGATTTCGTTTCGCAGCAGACAGGATCCGCAAGAAAAGTATTCCTACGAATTACAAAACGGCGATCTGTTGTATATGCGGAATGAGATCCAGGACGATTGGCAGCACGCGATTCCTCGCGACGCGGACGCCGGTCCGCGGATCAGTCTCACATTTCGCGAGATTGCCGACTGACCAGATTTTCGTTCACAGAAATAACTTGATTCCAGAAACAACGGCCCGACATAATTAAACCAGCTAGAACAGTTACTTAATTTCGACTCGCTGGTAAGCCTGAGGTCCTCTGATGAAATCGTTTTCCATTTCACGTAAACAATACTGGGTGTTTCTGATCGTCTTTTCCCTGTGTGCCCTGCTGGGAGTCGTCAGCCTGGTGATAGCCGAGCTCTATCTGCCAAACAATCCAGGGGGCATGGCCGGACGCGCTGCCATGTTTCGGTCAATGGGATTGGGAACGCTCGCCTGGTTGGGGATCGCAGTCTGGTCTGGCGCGATGCTTTGGATTACGCGGCAGACACACTCGGAGTGATCGCTCTCAATGACATCCAGACAGATCGCAGCCGGGTTGCTGGTGATTTTGTTAGCGTCCCTGCTCGGCTGGACGCTGATCCGTGGCGGGGGTGATCTCAAACTGCAACTGTTGCTGGTCCTGGGGATGATTCTCGGCACGCTGTACACGGTCTATGATCAGCTGCCTGACTGGCTGCTGCAGATCAGTGGAGGCAGGATCACGGCGGACGACGATCCGGGTAATCTTTCGCCTCGAGTCTATCTCACGGTCCTGTTGGTGGTGCTTCTGCTGGCGGCGGCCATTTTTGTTAGTGCCCTGCTGCTGATGTAATGATGCGGCTGATCTCCGGTGTGCTGAATCAGCGATGATCTCCCTGTTTTCGCCGGTTACTGCTTGCGGTCTCCCCCTGTGATGTGACATGATGTCTGTTCAATTGTGTATCAGGTCTGATTGAAGGGATGCGGAATGAAATTTGTGCTGCTGAGCTTGTTTGCAGTGATGTGCTTGCTGGGAACCGTTACTGCAGATGAGTTTGAGGTCGGGGGGAAGACTCTGGAGATACCCGCGCCAGAAGACTTCGTTCTGGTGACTCCCGCGATGGAAGAAGTTTACCATTACAGCCAGCTGGTGGACTCTGCCGACCTGTTGAATGAAAACGTGGCCTATTATATCTCCGCAGCGGAAGCGCCGGCTGCTTTGGAGGGGGAACTACCGGAACTTAAACGGACGTTCATTCTGAAGGCCAACCGAAAACTCAAAGACAAGGTAGTCGGTCTCGTCAATTTTCTGGAATTGAAAAAAGCGACCAAGCGCGAATACCGGCAGATCATTCAGGAAATCAAAGCCAAAGATCCCAAAATTTACGAGCGGCTCAATACCGGCATTCAGGAGCAGTTCGACCTGGCGACCGCAATCGAAGTTTCTCAGCTGGTCCCGTTTGAGCCTCATTTCGAATCCTCGCACGCGCTGGCCGTCTCGATGTTTCTCACAATCTATCTGCCACCGGAAGAAGGGGCAGCAGAGGAAGCGGAACCAGTAGAGGAGATCTCAGCAGCGACCGCGACTGTGATGAACGTGGGGGGCAAGCTGCTGTTTCTGTTTTGTTACGCACCCCAGGATGATCTGGAATGGACCCGCACCGCTTCCCGGGCCTGGACGAAAGCGATCATCGCTGCCAACGACAAGCCGCTTGTCGCGTCTTCCTATCCTTCAAACTTTGATCTGCTGAAGCCTGATCAGGGAGACAAAATCGCCAAATGGATTCTCATCGGAGCTGCTGTGCTGGTGGCTCTGGCGATCTTCGTGAAAAAGAACCGGATCAAGACCGACTGAAGGCACTCTATGAAGCACGCATCTTTCTGCTGGCTGGCTCTGATCCTGTGCTGCGGAAACTTTTTACAGGCAGAAACATTTCAGCTGAGGACAAGCCGCCTGGAGATTCCACCGCCTGCCGGTTTTGTGAATGTGACTCCGGAGATCAGGGAGCTGTTCCCCTTCGATCAGATTATGGCTGAAACGAAACGACAGGGGATGGACGTGTATTTCTATCTGACCGAAGTGCTGGCTGCTCAACTGCGCCAGGGAGAACCAGTCGAACCTGCGCGGTACCTGATTCTGCAGATCCCGGAGAAATCCAAACAACGTTCTTACAGTGCTTCCGATTTCGCGATGTTCAAGCTGACGACAAAAGAGAGGAACCAGGAATACCGGGACATGCTGGCCGAGAAGCTGAAGCAGACCCGCGACAATCTGAGTCGGGATCTCAGCCGTGAGCTGGATCTGAACGTCGCGTTTCAGATTTCAAATACGGTCGCCCTCGAACCGCATTTTGAATCGATCAATGAATTATCCAGCTCTAAGTATGTGTCCTATGGGGTGCAGGTCGAGGGCGCAGATGAGGTCCAGGATGCGAATGTCAATACGCTCACTTTCCTGAATGTGAAGGGAAAGCTGATCGCCCTGGGGGCCATCGCGCCTTACAAGGATCTGGAATGGACGCGCACCACCTCCCGCGCCTGGGCAAAGGCGATCCTGGCACAGAATCCCGAGCCGTCTCCGTTCCCGGATCGCCTCCCGGATAACAGTCGCGAAAACCTGATTCCGATTGCAACACTGGTGACACTGGCTGTGATGGCGGTGCTCGCCATCATCGTAAAACGAAGGCGGAAGCACGTGGCTTCCTCAGAGGATAAAAATGAAACGGTTGCGTGAAATCCTGTTGATATTAGTTTGTCTCAGTTCAAGCGTTTATGCCGAGAAGTTCAAGGTATGGGAAACTGAGATAGAAGTTCCTCCGCCCGCCGGGTTTGTACGCGTGACTCCGGATTTGCCGCGTGTTTACCAGATGGCGGAAATGCTGGCTAAAGCAGATCCCAAATTTGAACAGCTGGGGTTTTACATTACAAAAGAAGATGCCGCTGCATCCCGGGCCGGTGAGTCGCCGGAAATACGACGTAAATTTTTTCTGCGTGTGATGAAAAACATGGCCCAACCGATTACGGGAGATGATCGATTTCAGGAAATTCAGGAGAACACGCGCGCGAATAACGATCCTGTGATAGAGGATTTCCGTTCCCGCGATCCGAAATTTTATGATCGGATTGTAGAGCAGGTCAAACAGGAGACGGGATCAGACCTGGATCTGAAGTTCTCTCAGTTTATCCCCTTCAAAGAGCACCATGCTTCGTCGAACATCTTTTCCTTCTCAATGCTCTTTGAAGGGACCATGTCTGACGGCGTTCGGAGCCGAACGGAGTTTCAGTCTTGCACGACCACGTTTCTGAATCCGGCCGGGAAGGTGATCTACCTTTACTGTTACGCGCCGCATGATGAACTGGCCTGGAACCGGGAAGCTTCACTGGAATGGGCGCAGGCGATCATGAAAGTAAATCCGGCAGCACCAGAGAAAAGTCCGGAGAAGCCGCAGATACCAGATGAGAAGCAGCTTCAATCAAATGCCGTATCGAAAATACTACTGGGTATCCTGCTTGTGGGTGTCATGCTTCTCTATCTGTTTCGAAGGAATCGTCCGCAGAAGACTGCCGCTATGAATGAGAGTCCGTAATGGTTCTCTCTGTGCTCTGACAGTTTGCTGCGCCGGAACTATTTGTGATTCAGCGATTCGCTGTAAGGCAGTTCTTCGATGTTACCCAGGCCGAAGACCTGCAGGAAGCGGCTGGTTGTGATGTATTTGACTTCGGCTTTCTTGTCTTCGTTGCGCTCAATGGCAATCAGTTCGCGACGGATCAACTGACGCAGGATGCCGGCCGCCTTGTCTTTGCCGGCGGCGATGATCTCGTCCTTGGTGATCGGCTGGCGATAAGCGACCAGCGCGAGGACTTCCAGCGCGTCCTGGGTCAGCTTGACCTCCTTAGGGCCGAAACCATACACGCGGTTGCGGATGCGTTCGAAGTCGTGACGGAGAATCAGGCGATAGCCCCCCTCCTCCATGCGGATTTCGTACGGGCGGGCCTCGTCGTTGTACTGGCGGTTCAGATCGTCGAGCAGATCGTCGACGTAAGATGTCGAGTACTCGTCGTTCAGCAGTGAGCAGAGTTTCTTCGTGGTCAGTGGTTTGCCGCCGACAAACAGCGCGGCTTCGATGATAGCACGCGGGGGGATCCGGGTTTCCCGTTTGGTGGCGGTCTGGGAACTGGTTTTGACGGCAGCCGCTGCGACAGGCTCGTCTGTCTCAGGTTCTTCGGGGAGCTCCAGGTCCCGTTCGACGGCTTCCAGTGCTTCGAGCGTCCTTTCGTAGTCGGCGTCGATTTCTTCATCGACCTGACCTGATGACGAAAAGGCAGCCAGAAAGTCATCTTCGCTGGAGAGCCGATCGTCGTCGGCAGGGGTTTCTTCTTCCTGGGACATTCCCTCAATCCTTTCAGGGAACCGGAGAAATCAGCGGGTTACTGATTTAAGGTCAATACAAACGCATCCCACTCGGACTCTTCCTGTAACGGACCGATGTGGGCAGTGGCGTTATTGTGCATGTTTATGCGAAGTTGATCAACCTTTTTCTGGCAGCCGGGACAATGGGCCAGATGTTCCTTCATTTTACTGGTTGTTTCGGCGTCGAGCTTGTGAGCGACGAACGCTTCCGCATGGTTCAGCGCTTCATCACAGTACAGTCCACCCGGGCACTTCTTACCTACCTTCTTCGCGACCTGTTCGGTTGGCGGTTCAGCAGAGCCTGAGAACGAGTTCAGACCAAAAA
Proteins encoded in this region:
- a CDS encoding SMC-Scp complex subunit ScpB, with the translated sequence MSQEEETPADDDRLSSEDDFLAAFSSSGQVDEEIDADYERTLEALEAVERDLELPEEPETDEPVAAAAVKTSSQTATKRETRIPPRAIIEAALFVGGKPLTTKKLCSLLNDEYSTSYVDDLLDDLNRQYNDEARPYEIRMEEGGYRLILRHDFERIRNRVYGFGPKEVKLTQDALEVLALVAYRQPITKDEIIAAGKDKAAGILRQLIRRELIAIERNEDKKAEVKYITTSRFLQVFGLGNIEELPYSESLNHK
- a CDS encoding DUF6188 family protein, translated to MKTLSYSGRNLLLPLAGDMLVAFQKTGLTGLVFEDNESVRSLIQFEDELQITDLYGSHTLRGTKPGDGFWHAELERLNYLIGFRLTSAVARNDGCLTLEFETGARLEVQSTTGYEAWHFQCPLPQTPTKQHPISVYGDHGKLIISS
- a CDS encoding macro domain-containing protein — its product is MNVEIVSGNILEQPVEVIVNSWNRNVIPWWLLLPQGVSGAIKKQGGSTPFKEVAKQGAIPLGEARLTSAGRLPYRGIIHVAGINLLWFATEYSVTQSVINAMKLVDEHEFQSVAFPLIGSGSGNRGKDWSLGVMQRALAKIDSPAQVRIVKFEPHSSPAST
- a CDS encoding zf-HC2 domain-containing protein encodes the protein MNIQLTSETESESEWKACAPGDLEQFVTVMKKRRKVSHMITGAEILTACLAVGLVGFFGLNSFSGSAEPPTEQVAKKVGKKCPGGLYCDEALNHAEAFVAHKLDAETTSKMKEHLAHCPGCQKKVDQLRINMHNNATAHIGPLQEESEWDAFVLTLNQ
- a CDS encoding alpha-ketoglutarate-dependent dioxygenase AlkB gives rise to the protein MNRIRVLHRPEYRDANADCSARANRIGGNPVYHAEWKIKAVSLRRWSVAGTAIGLTSIQRRQSAMPEPQLKLIPAFLDQPTELFTLLREQVVWDERMKARKTASFGVAYNYSRITYPWTVMLPALEPVCERIAEEIGFLPNNCLLNYYADGRSTMGYHSDSTEELQAGTGVVIVSLGATRAISFRSRQDPQEKYSYELQNGDLLYMRNEIQDDWQHAIPRDADAGPRISLTFREIAD
- a CDS encoding NUDIX domain-containing protein, yielding MQIRNKVIISVIHQGQVLLAEGYDPHREFLFYIPVGGGVEFGETLVAAAKRELFEELGITAHALQFLGFHESHFEYQGIPEHEIMFHYLCSIDDSVRDALPETGTESDGVPFKVLWFSRDELATVKQQLVPPGIYEPLQSQLQ
- a CDS encoding ADP-ribosylglycohydrolase family protein, which gives rise to MWGAIAGDVIGSYFEHVPTKSTQFYLFREESTFTDDTVLTAAVADWLLHDSDLVSTLQRYVRRYPDAGYGHTFLTWAQLRQRMPYQSWGNGSAMRVSPVAYAAETMADCLYLAKKSAEVTHNHQQGIYGAQATAACVFLARTGKSKAEIQDFVEHEFQYDLQRTLEEIRPHYVFDVSCQGSVPESIIAFLESSDFESAIRNAISLGGDADTMACIAGAIAEPFYGGVPAEISQQVLPLLDDRLRTTVQTFHDRFVTGGLQNSDRNQNDATESD